From Streptomyces sp. NBC_01551:
GCGCCGTCCCATCCGCTGCCCGTACCCGGGCAGGGCCGACAGCGCGTGCACGTTCAACGGCATCGCCAGCGCGGCCTCGACGATCGCCGCGTCACCCAGCACCTTGCCCGGTGACACGTCGCGCCGCTGCGCGATCCGGTCCCGGGACTCCCACAGCTCCCGTACGACGGCCATCTGACGGCGCCGGCGCACCTTGTGCATGCCGGAGGTACGGCGCCACGGGTCCTTGCGCGGCGGGGCGGGCGGGGCGGCGGCGATGGCGTCGAACTCCTGGCGGGCCCATTCCAGCTTGCCCTGCCGGTCCAGCTCCTTCTCCAGCGCGTCCCGCAGGTCCACCAGGAGCTCCACGTCCAGGGCGGCGTAGCGCAGCCACGGCTCGGGCAGCGGCCGGGTCGACCAGTCGACGGCGGAGTGGCCCTTCTCCAGTACGTAGCCCAGCACGCTCTCGACCATCGCGCCGAGGCCGACGCGCGGGAAGCCCGCGAGGCGGCCGGCCAGCTCGGTGTCGAACAGCGAGGTGGGCTCCATGCCTATTTCGCGCAGGCACGGCAGGTCCTGGGTGGCGGCGTGCAGGATCCACTCGGTGCCGGACAGGGCTTCGCCCAGCGAGGAGAGGTCGGGGCAGCCCACCGGGTCGATCAGCGCGGAACCCGCGCCCTCGCGCCGGAGCTGCACCAGGTAGGCGCGCTGGCCGTAGCGGTATCCGGAGGCGCGTTCGGCGTCGACGGCGACGGGCCCGGTGCCCGCGGCGAAGGCCGCGACCACCCGGGCGAGCGCCTCCGCGTCGGCGACGACCGGAGGAATGCCCTCACGGGGTTCGAGCAGGGGAATGGGCAGCCCATCGGACGAAACCTTGTCGTCCGGGGGGCCGCCCCCGGTGGTGGTGCGCAGGTCTGCTGCGGTCTCTTGGGCGTCGGTCACCGGTCAAGGGTATCCGTGGATACGAGGCGCCCGTCGCCGGAACGTTCCGTCGACGGGCGCGAGGTGGAAGTACGGACGTTTCCCCGAGTTCCCCGGCAGTTCTCCGGGGCCCTCGGGCGGGGGTCAGTGGATGATCCCCGTCCGCAGGGCGACGGCGACCATTCCGGCCCGGTCGCCGGTGCCCAGCTTGCGGGCGATGCGGGCGAGGTGGGACTTGACGGTCAGGGCGGACAGGCCCATCGAGACGCCGATGGCCTTGTTGGACTGGCCCTCCGCGACGAGGCGCAGGACCTCGACCTCGCGGCCGGAGAGCTCTCGGTAGCCGCCCGGGTGGCTCGGGGCACCCGGGGGGCGGCGGTGCATGCGGGCGGCGGCGGCGCCGATGGGGGCGGCGCCGGGCCGGGTGGGGAGCCCGATGTTGGTCCGCGTGCCGGTGACGACGTAACCCTTCACGCCGCCCGCGAGGGCGTTGCGCACGGCGCCGATGTCATCGGCGGCGGACAGGGCCAGGCCGTTCGGCCAGCCCGCGGCGCGGGTCTCGGAGAGCAGGGTGAGACCGGAACCGTCGGGCAGGTGTACGTCGGCCACGCAGATGTCGCGCGGGCTGCCGACGCGGGGGCGGGCCTCCGCGATGGACGACGCCTCGATCACGTCGCGTACTCCGAGGGCCCACAGGTGGCGGGTCACGGTGGAGCGGACGCGCGGGTCGGCCACGACGACCATGGCCGTCGGCTTGTTCGGGCGGTAGGCGACCAGGCTTGCGGGCTGCTCGAGAAGAACGGACACCTAGGCCTCCTGGGGGAGTGGCGGGACGGCCGGCTCGGGGAAGGAAGCCGGTGCGAACCGTGCGGATGGTCACTGGTTCCTTCGGCACGTCACCCGCCCGGCTTTAGGGAATGATCACGATTTGGTGAGTAACAATTCGGGCAATTCGGACGCACGATCGATCATCGGGTGATCAGAAGCCGCCCCGGATGCTCCGATCTGGCACGCGGATGCGGGTCGGATCGGTCGTGACGTGCGCGAAAGCCGGCGACGCGCCCCGCCGCGGCCTCCCGGGAGGCCGTACGGCGCCCCGCCGGGCTCCGCTCGTACGGGTGCTGCCGCGGCCGCTCTAACGGGTGGTGCGCCGACCGCTCATACGGGTGGCGCGGCGGTCACCCCCACGGGTGGTGCGGGCGGCCACCCTCACGGGTGGTGCGGCGCCCACCCTCACGGGTGGTGCGGGCCGCGCCGCTGCGGCAGCGTGACCACGCCCGTGCCCGCGTCCGTCGGCCCGGCCGGCGGCAGCCCCGCGATCTGGCACAGCAGCTCGCACCACGCGGACAGGTGCGCCGAGGTGTCCGGGACCCCGCCCACGCCCTCGCGCGGCGTCCAGGAGGCCCTGATCTCGATCTGGGTGGCCGGCCGGCGTTCCGCCAGCCCGCCGAAGTAGTGCGAGCTCGCCATGGTGACGGTCCCGCTCGGCTCCCCGTACGCGAGCCCCCGCGCCTCCATCGCGCCGGTCAGCCAGGACCAGCACACCTCGGGGAGCAGCGGGTCCGCGGCCATCTCCGGTTCGAGCTCCGCCCGTACCAGCGTCACCAGGCGGAACGTGCCCTGCCAGGCGTCGTGCCCGGCCGGGTCGTGGAGCAGGATGAGCCGGCCGTCGGCGAGGTCGTCCTCCCCGTCCACGACCGCGGCCTCCAGGGCGTACGCGTGCGGGGCGAGTCTCTGGGGCGGTTTGGTGGGGTCGATCTCGATCCCCGGTCGCAGCCGCGCCTTCTTCAAGCCGTCGACCGCCCGCCGGAACGGGAGCGGGACCGAGCTCTCCTTCGCGCTGTCCATACCGTCAGCGCCATCTGAAAATCGTCCCTGAGCCGCAGCCATGCGGGGAAGACTAGGCGGTATGTGCGCCCGTACGGCGCAGGGACACCCGCGCCGGGCCGGGCACTTCTTCATACGTGCGAAGATTTGGGTCGTGAGCGCCAACGACCGCCCCAAGGGCCAGCCGAGTCAGACGTACGATTCCGCCTTCCTGAAGGCGTGCCGACGCGAGCCGGTACCGCACACCCCCGTGTGGTTCATGCGGCAGGCCGGGCGCTCGCTCCCCGAGTACCGCAAGGTCCGCGAGGGCACGCAGATGCTGGAATCCTGCATGCGCCCCGACCTGGTCACGGAGATCACGCTGCAGCCCGTGCGCCGCCACAACGTGGACGCGGCGATCTTCTTCTCCGACATCGTGGTCCCGCTGAAGGCCATCGGCGTCGACCTGGACATCAAGCCGGGCATCGGCCCGGTCGTCGCCCAGCCGATCCGCCGCCGCGAGGACCTCGCACAGCTGCGCGACCTCACTCCGCAGGACGTCCCGTACGTCACCGAGGCGATCGGCATGCTCACGGGTGAACTGGGCTCCACGCCGTTGATCGGTTTCGCCGGCGCGCCCTTCACCCTCGCGAGCTACCTGGTCGAGGGCGGCCCGTCGAAGAACCACGAGCACACCAAGGCCCTGATGTACGGGGACCCGGAGCTGTGGGCGGACCTGCTCGACCGCCTCGCGGAGATCACCTCCGCCTTCCTGAAGGTGCAGATCGAGGCGGGCGTCTCGGCGGTCCAGCTCTTCGACTCCTGGGTCGGCGCGCTGGCCCCGGCGGACTACCGCCGCTCGGTCATGCCCGCCTCCGCGAAGGTCCTGGAGTCCGTCGCCTCCTACGGAGTCCCGCGGATCCACTTCGGCGTGGGCACGGGCGAGCTCCTCGGCCTCATGGGCGAGGCCGGAGCGGACGTCATGGGCGTTGACTACCGGGTCCCGCTGGACGAGGCCGTCCGCCGGGTCGGCCCCGGCAAGGCGCTCCAGGGCAACCTGGACCCGGCCGTCCTCTTCTCCACCCCGGAGGCCGTCGAGACCAAGACCCGCGAGGTCCTGGACGCGGCCGCCGGCCTGG
This genomic window contains:
- a CDS encoding DUF3000 domain-containing protein gives rise to the protein MAAAQGRFSDGADGMDSAKESSVPLPFRRAVDGLKKARLRPGIEIDPTKPPQRLAPHAYALEAAVVDGEDDLADGRLILLHDPAGHDAWQGTFRLVTLVRAELEPEMAADPLLPEVCWSWLTGAMEARGLAYGEPSGTVTMASSHYFGGLAERRPATQIEIRASWTPREGVGGVPDTSAHLSAWCELLCQIAGLPPAGPTDAGTGVVTLPQRRGPHHP
- a CDS encoding ribonuclease D — protein: MTDAQETAADLRTTTGGGPPDDKVSSDGLPIPLLEPREGIPPVVADAEALARVVAAFAAGTGPVAVDAERASGYRYGQRAYLVQLRREGAGSALIDPVGCPDLSSLGEALSGTEWILHAATQDLPCLREIGMEPTSLFDTELAGRLAGFPRVGLGAMVESVLGYVLEKGHSAVDWSTRPLPEPWLRYAALDVELLVDLRDALEKELDRQGKLEWARQEFDAIAAAPPAPPRKDPWRRTSGMHKVRRRRQMAVVRELWESRDRIAQRRDVSPGKVLGDAAIVEAALAMPLNVHALSALPGYGQRMGRRQLDQWMAAVERAKALPENELPQPGATPAGPPPPRSWADKDPVAAARLAAARTAVTALAEGLNLPQENLITPDTVRRLCWEPPQRLDADAVAQALAGYGARPWQIEQVTPALVEALAATA
- the hemE gene encoding uroporphyrinogen decarboxylase; the encoded protein is MSANDRPKGQPSQTYDSAFLKACRREPVPHTPVWFMRQAGRSLPEYRKVREGTQMLESCMRPDLVTEITLQPVRRHNVDAAIFFSDIVVPLKAIGVDLDIKPGIGPVVAQPIRRREDLAQLRDLTPQDVPYVTEAIGMLTGELGSTPLIGFAGAPFTLASYLVEGGPSKNHEHTKALMYGDPELWADLLDRLAEITSAFLKVQIEAGVSAVQLFDSWVGALAPADYRRSVMPASAKVLESVASYGVPRIHFGVGTGELLGLMGEAGADVMGVDYRVPLDEAVRRVGPGKALQGNLDPAVLFSTPEAVETKTREVLDAAAGLEGHVFNLGHGVLPTTDPDALTRLVDYVHTQTAR
- a CDS encoding response regulator transcription factor, giving the protein MSVLLEQPASLVAYRPNKPTAMVVVADPRVRSTVTRHLWALGVRDVIEASSIAEARPRVGSPRDICVADVHLPDGSGLTLLSETRAAGWPNGLALSAADDIGAVRNALAGGVKGYVVTGTRTNIGLPTRPGAAPIGAAAARMHRRPPGAPSHPGGYRELSGREVEVLRLVAEGQSNKAIGVSMGLSALTVKSHLARIARKLGTGDRAGMVAVALRTGIIH